From the genome of Candidatus Kapaibacterium sp., one region includes:
- a CDS encoding HAMP domain-containing histidine kinase, translating to MGSRIATWVQLLVLCSTVLLGIAQERQTTLRGIALNGIALQDWEWDSLAIAPTDTISFAFACRCPQISTPLLFRIGLRRHEDNREQLRSIGLDRVLYTGLPEGTYSLTVQAFAPAEGWYAQPVSFSFFVDVQRAAEWKRIWSQRRRSFRQQLSQGSTPSAPSASTHAGNGWLWWIIVPTFGVTFGILVLLLWSRIRARRRTQATARLAHPSDSKPVYTAQDALLAENTQLKAELSNLRGQVSALEARSRHLQQENKALQEQVEHLSAKQRELERLQEQKDALFAALVHDIKNPASAIRSLVELLRSYDLWTREQQEIITDILGRTTRIVELSQGISRVLVLEAAVLRLDLRPVDVPDIIRSACYRNKPLADRKAIALLREIEPGLPLILADPQRLEEALDNLIGNSIKYSQSGAIVIVRAYAQDGRLHIEVEDNGPGMSGEDIRNAFQRGAWLGAQSTGGELSSGLGLWVVKRLIEAHQGHVRIRSALGKGTTVLIELPLQPTSRPATEASGSH from the coding sequence ATGGGTAGCCGAATAGCAACATGGGTGCAGCTCCTCGTCCTCTGCAGCACCGTGCTCCTTGGGATAGCCCAAGAGCGACAGACCACCCTGCGGGGGATTGCCCTGAATGGAATTGCCCTCCAAGATTGGGAATGGGACAGCCTGGCCATAGCTCCTACCGACACAATTAGCTTTGCCTTCGCCTGCCGCTGTCCCCAAATCTCAACGCCGCTCCTATTCCGCATTGGGCTGCGTCGCCACGAGGACAACCGCGAACAGCTTCGCTCCATCGGGTTAGACAGAGTGCTCTACACTGGCCTGCCGGAAGGTACCTATAGCCTCACTGTCCAGGCCTTCGCGCCAGCAGAAGGATGGTACGCCCAGCCTGTCTCTTTCTCTTTCTTCGTCGACGTCCAGCGGGCAGCAGAGTGGAAACGGATTTGGAGCCAGCGACGCCGGAGCTTTCGTCAACAGCTTTCCCAGGGTTCAACTCCATCTGCACCTTCTGCTTCGACCCATGCAGGAAATGGCTGGCTTTGGTGGATCATCGTCCCGACTTTCGGCGTTACCTTCGGTATCCTTGTGCTCCTCTTATGGTCACGAATCCGCGCGCGACGTCGTACTCAAGCTACGGCACGTTTGGCTCATCCCTCCGACAGCAAGCCTGTCTATACCGCGCAAGACGCCCTCCTCGCAGAAAATACCCAACTCAAAGCTGAGCTGAGCAACCTCCGAGGTCAGGTTAGCGCCCTTGAAGCTCGGAGCCGCCACCTGCAACAGGAGAACAAAGCCCTGCAGGAGCAGGTTGAGCATCTCTCGGCGAAGCAGAGAGAGTTAGAGCGGCTCCAAGAGCAGAAGGATGCCCTCTTCGCCGCGCTAGTTCACGACATCAAGAACCCAGCGTCGGCTATCCGTAGCCTAGTGGAGCTGTTGCGCTCCTACGACCTCTGGACTCGGGAACAGCAGGAGATCATCACCGACATCCTGGGGAGGACAACGCGCATTGTAGAGCTGTCACAGGGAATCTCTCGCGTCCTGGTCCTAGAGGCAGCAGTACTGCGGTTAGACCTGCGGCCAGTCGATGTTCCAGACATCATTCGCTCTGCCTGCTACCGCAACAAGCCACTCGCTGATCGCAAAGCCATTGCCCTCCTCCGGGAGATAGAGCCAGGACTCCCCCTAATCCTGGCTGATCCTCAGCGGCTGGAGGAGGCGCTGGACAACCTGATCGGCAATTCCATCAAGTACTCCCAGTCCGGTGCGATAGTCATCGTCCGAGCTTATGCCCAGGATGGAAGGCTCCACATCGAGGTAGAAGACAATGGCCCAGGGATGAGCGGGGAGGACATTCGGAACGCCTTTCAACGCGGAGCTTGGCTCGGTGCTCAGTCCACCGGTGGAGAACTCAGCTCGGGGCTAGGGCTATGGGTTGTCAAACGCTTGATAGAAGCCCACCAAGGACATGTTCGTATCCGCAGTGCCTTAGGCAAAGGGACAACCGTCCTCATTGAGCTTCCTCTCCAGCCTACAAGCAGGCCAGCCACGGAGGCATCGGGAAGTCACTGA